In one window of Opitutus sp. GAS368 DNA:
- a CDS encoding DUF6364 family protein: protein MSLRSELHFVQNDRKRVLVGFENTPGWPDPDGKARLDSAYVSICFPRMKTKLTLYVDKAAVKRGKLWARRRKVPLSWVVENHLNRLTAADAGERFLDKWQGAFKLDPTALKDERVAAIVAKHMR, encoded by the coding sequence ATGTCGCTGCGCTCGGAACTTCACTTCGTTCAGAATGACAGGAAACGGGTATTGGTTGGGTTTGAAAACACGCCCGGCTGGCCGGACCCGGACGGAAAAGCGCGGCTTGACTCTGCTTACGTAAGCATTTGTTTCCCACGTATGAAGACCAAGCTCACCCTTTATGTGGACAAGGCCGCCGTCAAACGGGGCAAGCTCTGGGCGCGCCGCCGCAAGGTTCCGCTCTCCTGGGTGGTGGAGAACCACCTGAACCGCCTGACCGCGGCCGATGCCGGCGAGCGCTTCCTCGACAAGTGGCAGGGCGCCTTTAAACTCGACCCAACCGCGCTCAAAGACGAGCGGGTGGCGGCGATTGTCGCCAAGCACATGCGCTGA
- a CDS encoding PIN domain-containing protein, with amino-acid sequence MRPLLDTNVLVDVALRRPGLHVASGATVAWCLNNPGSGLLAVHSLATFSYLVGRSAGPAKAREFIADLIEGTDIARLDNTEVKRALAFPMADFEDALIAAAAEGAGATHIVTRNTANFRRSPVKAVTPEDFVRLAAKA; translated from the coding sequence ATGCGGCCGTTGCTGGATACCAACGTGCTGGTTGACGTCGCCCTGCGCCGTCCAGGCTTGCATGTAGCCAGCGGAGCCACGGTGGCCTGGTGCCTCAACAATCCCGGCTCCGGTCTTCTGGCCGTCCACTCACTGGCGACCTTCTCCTATCTGGTCGGACGGTCAGCCGGGCCAGCCAAAGCACGCGAATTCATCGCCGACCTGATTGAGGGCACGGACATAGCCCGGCTGGACAATACCGAGGTCAAACGCGCCCTGGCCTTTCCCATGGCGGACTTCGAGGACGCGCTAATTGCGGCAGCCGCCGAAGGCGCGGGGGCCACCCACATCGTCACCCGCAACACCGCCAATTTCCGCCGGTCCCCCGTGAAGGCCGTGACCCCGGAGGATTTTGTCCGGCTGGCCGCCAAGGCCTGA
- a CDS encoding histidine phosphatase family protein, with the protein MHLYLIRHAHALDGDDDAARPLSAKGRSQIRALGRFLRGSGAFEAGEIWHSPLRRSADTAVLLAKRLKAKARLTTVSGLRPGDSPDSIVKKLLALRRPVAVVGHEPHLSALASLLVTGKAAPPRFVLKKCAVLRLDRGGGAWAVRWHVSPELV; encoded by the coding sequence ATGCACCTTTACCTGATCCGCCACGCCCATGCCCTGGACGGCGACGACGATGCGGCCCGACCGCTCAGCGCCAAGGGTCGGAGCCAGATCCGTGCCTTGGGCCGTTTCCTGCGCGGCTCCGGGGCCTTCGAGGCCGGGGAAATCTGGCACAGCCCGCTGCGGCGCTCCGCGGACACCGCCGTCCTGCTGGCCAAACGGCTCAAGGCCAAGGCCCGGCTCACTACGGTCTCCGGCCTCCGGCCCGGCGACTCCCCCGATTCCATCGTCAAAAAACTCCTCGCCCTGCGCCGGCCGGTGGCGGTGGTCGGCCACGAGCCGCACCTGAGCGCCCTGGCGTCGTTGCTGGTGACCGGGAAGGCCGCGCCGCCGCGCTTCGTGCTGAAGAAGTGCGCCGTGCTCCGGCTGGACCGGGGCGGCGGCGCGTGGGCCGTGCGCTGGCACGTCTCCCCCGAGCTGGTCTGA
- a CDS encoding type II toxin-antitoxin system RelE/ParE family toxin — protein sequence MGLSVILTPQAIEDLSGIVRRIATDSPDRARAFGHALLDAALAIDPFPARGRMVPEAGDPAVREVLHGDYRIIYEVHRNPDAVYVLRFWHGARGTPHLPPA from the coding sequence ATGGGCCTCTCCGTCATCCTGACCCCGCAGGCGATCGAAGACCTCAGCGGCATCGTCCGCCGGATCGCCACTGACAGTCCCGACCGGGCCCGCGCCTTCGGCCACGCCCTCCTTGACGCCGCCTTGGCCATCGATCCCTTCCCCGCACGCGGCCGCATGGTGCCCGAAGCCGGCGACCCGGCCGTGCGCGAGGTCTTGCACGGCGATTACCGGATCATCTACGAAGTTCATCGTAACCCCGACGCGGTCTATGTGCTGCGTTTCTGGCACGGTGCCCGGGGCACGCCCCACCTGCCCCCGGCCTGA
- a CDS encoding DUF3300 domain-containing protein, with amino-acid sequence MKRQRLAEKPVITLLRPQVGVSFLTILALGSTLAGCAQAPYYTEPAPSPLAYNVPASALRSPEELDDIFAPIALYPDALVALILPAATVPDDIVDAADFLRRNGNPALLDRQPWDESVKSLAHYPEIVQWMDENLPWTQQAGQAFRLQPADVMKSIQQLRARALAAGTLRNTPQQQVIMDGTEIRIVPAGPDMIYVPRYDPVVVYEEQVPADAVWVTFGVGFPVGGWLNCDLDWDHHGIWVGDWEHNRDYRHPPWRDRDHDRDRDRDHDRDRDRDHDQGRDRDQGRDRRPPVGHTWQPNPGQHREPPREPDRVRPPINHPRPISRGTVPESQAPSPPPAPDYRRGNPPANVRPDPRGYAAPPAVNHGPPAARPAAPPTSVFGGYSRGSDARDASQRGQSSRQQVQSAPAAHPNPPAARSEPASNDKRDPRRQPN; translated from the coding sequence ATGAAACGTCAGAGGCTGGCCGAGAAGCCTGTGATCACCTTGCTCCGGCCGCAGGTGGGAGTTTCCTTCCTGACCATCCTCGCGCTCGGCTCCACCCTCGCAGGTTGCGCCCAGGCGCCCTACTACACCGAGCCCGCCCCGTCACCGCTTGCCTACAATGTGCCCGCCTCGGCCCTGCGTTCGCCCGAGGAGCTCGACGATATTTTCGCCCCCATCGCCCTCTATCCGGATGCCCTCGTGGCGCTGATCCTGCCGGCCGCGACCGTGCCCGATGACATCGTCGATGCGGCCGACTTTCTCAGGAGAAACGGCAACCCCGCCCTGCTGGACCGCCAGCCCTGGGATGAGAGCGTCAAGTCGCTGGCCCACTATCCCGAGATCGTGCAATGGATGGACGAGAACCTTCCCTGGACGCAGCAGGCCGGCCAGGCCTTCCGCCTCCAGCCGGCCGACGTGATGAAATCGATCCAGCAGCTGCGCGCCCGGGCGCTGGCCGCCGGCACCCTCCGGAACACGCCGCAGCAACAGGTGATCATGGACGGCACCGAAATCCGCATCGTGCCCGCCGGGCCCGACATGATCTATGTGCCACGCTACGATCCCGTGGTGGTTTACGAGGAGCAGGTTCCGGCTGATGCCGTCTGGGTGACCTTCGGCGTGGGCTTCCCGGTGGGAGGCTGGCTCAACTGCGATCTCGATTGGGACCATCACGGCATCTGGGTCGGCGATTGGGAACATAACCGCGACTACCGCCACCCGCCGTGGCGCGACCGGGACCATGACCGGGACCGGGATCGAGACCACGATCGCGACCGGGACCGCGATCATGATCAGGGCCGGGATCGAGATCAGGGCCGGGACAGGCGCCCGCCCGTCGGACACACGTGGCAGCCGAATCCCGGGCAACACCGGGAGCCTCCGCGCGAACCCGATCGAGTCCGTCCGCCGATCAATCACCCGCGTCCTATCTCCCGGGGCACGGTGCCTGAGAGCCAGGCGCCCAGCCCGCCGCCCGCACCCGATTATCGCCGGGGAAACCCGCCCGCGAATGTGCGGCCGGATCCCCGCGGCTATGCTGCTCCTCCGGCGGTGAACCATGGGCCGCCCGCCGCCCGTCCCGCCGCGCCGCCCACGAGCGTGTTTGGGGGCTACAGCCGGGGCAGCGACGCCCGCGACGCCAGCCAGCGCGGCCAGTCCAGCCGGCAACAGGTGCAAAGCGCACCCGCCGCGCATCCAAATCCACCCGCCGCGCGTTCGGAGCCGGCGTCGAATGACAAGCGCGACCCGCGCCGCCAGCCAAACTGA
- a CDS encoding DUF2950 domain-containing protein, with protein sequence MKTDSRFHLLAGLLGAALVFGNSMAAAEPVAPPAAAAPQRQFASPDEAVKALLAATRDHDKPTLHEIFGPHGHELISGDKVQDAKEFADFAKALGQLCRLSAEGPDKMVLNIGAQDWPFPIPLVRQDGKWFFDTLAGKEEIINRRVGGNELVAIGVCRTYVEAQREYAGQDRDNSGVLKYAQKIKSTPGQKDGLFWEPAPGEEPSPFGPLVASARAEGYGPRKPGEAPQPFHGYLFKILTKQGPHAPGGAYNYIINGNMIAGFALVAYPGMWGESGVMTFIVNQQGRVYQANLGPDPAAKVAALSEFDPDSAWTPVPAPGRP encoded by the coding sequence ATGAAAACCGATTCACGATTCCACCTGCTCGCCGGACTCCTCGGCGCCGCGCTCGTTTTCGGGAACAGCATGGCGGCCGCGGAGCCGGTCGCGCCGCCCGCCGCCGCCGCGCCCCAGCGCCAGTTCGCCTCGCCCGACGAGGCCGTGAAGGCCCTCCTCGCCGCGACCCGGGACCACGACAAACCCACCCTGCACGAAATCTTCGGGCCGCACGGCCACGAGCTGATCTCGGGGGACAAGGTGCAGGATGCGAAGGAATTCGCGGACTTTGCCAAGGCGCTCGGTCAACTCTGCCGGCTCTCGGCCGAGGGCCCCGACAAGATGGTGCTCAACATCGGCGCCCAGGACTGGCCCTTCCCCATCCCGCTCGTCCGCCAGGACGGAAAGTGGTTCTTCGACACCCTCGCCGGCAAGGAGGAGATCATCAACCGGCGGGTGGGCGGGAACGAGCTCGTCGCGATCGGCGTCTGCCGCACCTACGTCGAGGCCCAGCGCGAATACGCCGGCCAGGACCGCGACAACAGCGGGGTTTTGAAATACGCGCAGAAGATCAAGAGCACTCCCGGGCAGAAGGACGGATTATTCTGGGAACCCGCCCCGGGTGAGGAGCCGAGCCCGTTCGGGCCCTTGGTGGCGAGCGCCCGCGCCGAGGGTTACGGTCCGCGCAAGCCGGGCGAGGCGCCCCAGCCGTTTCACGGTTATCTATTCAAGATCCTGACCAAACAGGGCCCTCATGCTCCCGGCGGGGCCTACAACTATATCATCAACGGGAACATGATCGCCGGCTTTGCCTTGGTCGCGTATCCGGGCATGTGGGGCGAATCGGGCGTCATGACCTTCATCGTCAACCAGCAGGGCCGGGTCTACCAGGCCAACCTTGGTCCGGACCCGGCCGCCAAGGTCGCGGCCCTGTCCGAATTCGATCCCGACAGTGCCTGGACGCCCGTGCCTGCGCCGGGCCGGCCGTGA
- a CDS encoding Gfo/Idh/MocA family oxidoreductase, with protein MAAGSAAPQNLFAADNKADGMNYAPVGKPNAVVKPGEFVFAAAHLDHGHINGMSNGLTEAGATLKWVFDPDEKKTKAFREKYPQARVARSLDEILSDPEVHLVASAAVTSERGPLGCRIMEAGKDYFSDKAPFTTLEQLAQSKAVVARTGRKHMVYFGERLHNESAMYATDLVQQGVIGRVVQVTSLAPHRLSAATRPAWFFQRAKYGGILCDIGSHQFEQFLAYTGATDATVTQALIGNFANPNYPELEDYGEASLVGNTGASNYVRVDWYTPDSLATWGDGRTFILGTKGFIELRKYIDIARDTTGNHVYLANEKGVAHIPVEGKVGYRFFGEFILDCLNRTEKAMTQAHAFKSAELALLAQNAAKRLTA; from the coding sequence ATGGCGGCCGGCTCCGCCGCCCCGCAAAACCTGTTCGCCGCCGACAACAAGGCGGACGGGATGAATTACGCCCCCGTGGGCAAACCGAATGCCGTCGTGAAGCCGGGCGAATTCGTCTTCGCCGCGGCGCACCTCGACCACGGCCACATCAACGGCATGAGCAACGGCCTGACCGAGGCCGGCGCGACGTTGAAGTGGGTTTTTGATCCGGACGAGAAGAAGACCAAGGCGTTTCGGGAGAAATATCCCCAGGCCAGGGTCGCCCGGTCCCTGGATGAGATCCTGTCGGATCCCGAGGTGCACCTGGTGGCGTCGGCGGCGGTCACGTCCGAGCGGGGCCCGCTGGGCTGCCGCATCATGGAGGCGGGCAAGGATTACTTCAGCGACAAGGCGCCCTTCACCACGCTCGAGCAGCTGGCGCAGTCAAAGGCCGTGGTGGCGCGCACCGGCCGGAAGCACATGGTTTATTTCGGCGAGCGGTTGCACAATGAATCCGCCATGTATGCCACCGACCTCGTCCAGCAGGGGGTCATCGGCCGCGTCGTGCAGGTCACCTCCCTCGCGCCCCACCGCCTGAGCGCGGCCACCCGGCCGGCCTGGTTTTTCCAGCGGGCGAAGTATGGCGGCATCCTTTGCGACATCGGCAGCCACCAGTTCGAACAGTTCCTCGCCTACACCGGCGCGACCGATGCCACGGTGACGCAGGCGCTGATCGGGAACTTTGCCAACCCGAACTACCCGGAGCTCGAGGACTACGGCGAGGCCTCGCTGGTCGGCAACACCGGGGCGTCGAACTATGTCCGGGTGGACTGGTATACCCCCGACAGTCTCGCCACCTGGGGCGACGGCCGGACCTTCATCCTGGGCACGAAGGGTTTCATCGAGCTGCGCAAATACATCGACATCGCCCGGGACACGACGGGCAATCATGTCTATCTGGCCAACGAGAAGGGCGTCGCCCACATCCCCGTGGAGGGCAAGGTCGGTTACCGTTTCTTCGGCGAGTTCATCCTCGATTGCCTGAACCGCACGGAAAAAGCCATGACGCAGGCCCATGCCTTCAAGTCGGCGGAACTGGCCCTGCTCGCCCAGAATGCCGCCAAGCGCCTGACGGCCTGA
- a CDS encoding nuclear transport factor 2 family protein yields MSDIDPRLTRVCENYQRTVHEKNVAAFLGLYHPSARVFDTWGVWSYEGEQARRQVIEQWFSSLGEERVAVTFDRLQTTVTGDLASLTARVIYAAISAAGTELRSMQNRLTWVLKLEGGSWKIIHEHTSVPIGPDLKGILQRD; encoded by the coding sequence ATGAGTGACATCGATCCCCGCCTCACCCGCGTCTGCGAGAACTACCAGCGCACCGTCCATGAGAAGAACGTCGCCGCCTTCCTCGGCCTCTACCATCCCTCGGCCCGCGTCTTCGACACCTGGGGCGTGTGGTCCTATGAGGGCGAGCAAGCCCGGCGCCAGGTGATCGAGCAGTGGTTCTCGTCCCTGGGCGAGGAGCGCGTGGCAGTGACCTTCGATCGCCTGCAGACCACCGTCACCGGCGACCTGGCCTCCCTCACGGCCCGGGTGATCTATGCGGCGATCTCCGCCGCCGGGACCGAACTGCGCAGCATGCAGAATCGGCTGACCTGGGTGCTCAAACTGGAAGGCGGCTCGTGGAAGATCATCCACGAGCACACCTCGGTCCCGATCGGCCCCGACCTGAAGGGCATCCTGCAGCGCGACTAG
- a CDS encoding ATP-grasp domain-containing protein produces MAKRLKVLALFDTGQPTAIDADLGPELKTDDWKTEAGVLAALDELGHTHEHLAIFDDPDLLRQKLQTFSPDVIFNLADTFRNNPTFDQHIVSFLAMLGIPFTGCGPSGLVLCKHKGISKKILSYHRIPTAAFVTIPRGKRSARPKRLRFPILVKPLKEEASYGISQASFVENDGQFQERVQFIHEKLDGDVIAEEYIEGRELYVSIMGNHRLQVFPIRELVFREVPPDEPKIATYKAKWDEAYRERWGLENRFATGLDPAVVRNIEAVCKRIYRLLTIDGYARLDLRLTAQNEVYFIEANPNPILAPDEDFAQSALKAGLSYPQLIDRIARLGLITDRD; encoded by the coding sequence ATGGCCAAGAGACTGAAAGTCCTCGCCCTGTTCGACACCGGTCAGCCCACGGCCATCGACGCCGACCTGGGGCCGGAGCTGAAGACGGACGACTGGAAGACCGAGGCCGGCGTGCTGGCCGCGCTCGACGAGCTCGGGCACACCCACGAGCACCTGGCGATCTTCGACGATCCCGATCTGCTGCGGCAGAAGCTCCAGACCTTCAGCCCGGATGTGATCTTCAACCTCGCCGACACCTTCCGGAACAACCCCACGTTTGACCAGCACATCGTGTCGTTCCTCGCGATGCTCGGCATCCCCTTCACCGGCTGCGGCCCGTCGGGGCTGGTCCTGTGCAAGCACAAGGGCATCTCGAAGAAAATCCTCAGCTACCACCGCATCCCCACCGCCGCCTTCGTCACCATCCCGCGCGGCAAGCGCAGCGCGCGGCCGAAGCGGCTGCGCTTCCCCATCCTGGTGAAGCCGCTCAAGGAGGAGGCTTCCTACGGCATCTCGCAGGCCTCGTTCGTGGAGAACGACGGGCAGTTCCAGGAACGGGTGCAGTTCATCCACGAGAAGCTGGACGGCGACGTCATCGCCGAGGAATACATCGAGGGCCGCGAGCTCTACGTCAGCATCATGGGCAACCACCGCCTCCAGGTCTTCCCGATCCGCGAGCTGGTCTTCCGCGAGGTGCCGCCCGACGAGCCGAAGATCGCCACCTACAAGGCGAAGTGGGACGAGGCCTACCGCGAGCGCTGGGGCCTGGAAAACCGCTTCGCCACCGGCCTGGATCCGGCGGTGGTGCGGAACATCGAGGCGGTCTGCAAGCGCATCTACCGCCTGCTGACGATCGACGGCTACGCGCGGCTCGACCTGCGGCTGACCGCGCAGAACGAGGTCTACTTCATCGAGGCGAACCCGAATCCCATCCTCGCCCCCGACGAGGACTTCGCCCAGTCGGCCCTGAAGGCGGGTTTGTCCTACCCGCAGCTGATCGACCGGATCGCCCGCCTCGGGCTGATCACCGACCGGGATTGA
- a CDS encoding ORF6N domain-containing protein, whose protein sequence is MKNDEAQQREDGQAAGLARSPGLTGRRVRESGAPSGRNRSQLPPIHNIRRQRVMLDSDLARLYGVTTSRLNEAVKRNADRFPADFRFQLTREESLRLISQIAISSSEGTDNQSDAPNSSQIAMSSRKHRGAAYLPWAFTEHGALMAATVLKSSRAVQMSLFVVRAFVQMREELQAHATVFKRLVEIDKKLVTHDVILRDVYEKLRPLLNPPEKPTKELGFHTLLKKPKR, encoded by the coding sequence ATGAAAAACGACGAAGCGCAGCAGCGCGAAGATGGCCAAGCCGCAGGTTTGGCCCGGAGTCCCGGTCTAACGGGACGGAGGGTGAGAGAGTCGGGTGCCCCATCAGGGCGGAATCGCTCACAGTTACCGCCGATTCATAATATCCGGCGTCAGCGCGTGATGCTCGATAGTGATCTTGCCCGGCTTTACGGCGTGACCACCTCACGGCTTAACGAAGCGGTGAAGCGCAATGCCGACCGCTTCCCGGCCGACTTTCGCTTCCAACTCACCCGCGAGGAATCCCTCCGTTTGATATCGCAAATTGCGATATCAAGTTCTGAAGGCACTGATAATCAGTCTGATGCTCCGAACTCATCGCAAATTGCGATGAGTTCCCGGAAGCATCGCGGTGCGGCTTACTTGCCTTGGGCATTCACCGAGCACGGAGCGTTGATGGCAGCGACAGTGCTCAAAAGTTCGCGGGCGGTGCAGATGAGTTTGTTTGTGGTCAGGGCGTTCGTTCAGATGCGCGAGGAACTCCAGGCTCATGCGACGGTGTTCAAGCGCCTCGTGGAGATTGATAAGAAGCTCGTGACGCACGACGTGATTCTGCGCGATGTCTACGAAAAGCTCCGGCCTTTGCTCAACCCGCCGGAGAAACCGACGAAAGAGCTGGGGTTTCATACGCTGTTGAAGAAGCCCAAGCGCTAA
- a CDS encoding ParB N-terminal domain-containing protein, which yields MPKSNLKRLPPKKRPRKAKANTRGAEAAEALLGELTGVALETKAAVERAGGVVVGQYAEPIGKHPLLLAVLPIAAVEPTPFQRDVSDMHHKKLADVIDRTGMFLDPIIAITAPEGGFWTPNGGHRLAAMRRLGAKSITALVVPKREVAWQILALNTEKAHNLKDKSLEVIRIFRNLLEDSASKAEKDFAYYFEEASLITMGLCYEQKPRFSGGVYNSFVRRLTSFADDSLTKALKTHEKHATMLLELDEKVAEAVAKLKAKGFVSPYLKTFVVARSNPLRFMKEPPELEELIKTIRGKVERMNVDRIKQEDISASGGGGAADDE from the coding sequence ATGCCGAAAAGTAACCTGAAACGCCTTCCCCCCAAGAAGCGTCCGCGGAAAGCCAAGGCCAACACCCGCGGCGCCGAGGCCGCCGAAGCCCTGCTGGGCGAGCTGACCGGCGTCGCCCTCGAGACCAAGGCGGCCGTCGAGCGCGCCGGCGGTGTGGTCGTCGGCCAATACGCCGAGCCCATCGGGAAGCATCCGCTCCTGCTGGCCGTGCTGCCCATCGCCGCGGTCGAGCCGACGCCCTTCCAGCGCGACGTGTCCGACATGCACCACAAGAAGCTGGCCGACGTCATCGACCGCACCGGCATGTTCCTCGACCCGATCATCGCCATCACGGCGCCGGAGGGCGGCTTCTGGACGCCCAACGGCGGTCACCGCCTCGCCGCCATGCGCCGGCTGGGCGCGAAGTCCATCACCGCCCTCGTCGTCCCGAAGCGCGAGGTCGCCTGGCAGATCCTGGCCCTCAACACCGAGAAGGCCCACAACCTGAAGGACAAGTCCCTCGAGGTCATCCGCATCTTCCGGAACCTGCTCGAGGACAGCGCCAGCAAGGCCGAGAAGGATTTCGCTTATTACTTCGAGGAGGCGTCGCTCATCACCATGGGCCTCTGCTACGAGCAGAAGCCCCGCTTCAGCGGCGGCGTCTACAACTCGTTCGTCCGGCGTTTGACCTCGTTCGCCGACGACTCCCTGACGAAAGCGCTCAAGACCCACGAGAAACACGCCACGATGTTGCTGGAGCTCGACGAGAAGGTCGCCGAGGCCGTGGCCAAGCTGAAGGCCAAGGGCTTTGTCAGTCCCTACCTGAAGACCTTCGTTGTCGCCCGCTCGAACCCGCTGCGCTTCATGAAGGAGCCGCCGGAGCTCGAGGAGCTCATCAAGACGATCCGCGGCAAGGTCGAGCGCATGAACGTGGACCGGATCAAGCAGGAGGACATCAGCGCATCGGGCGGCGGCGGCGCAGCCGACGACGAGTAA
- a CDS encoding fibronectin type III domain-containing protein → MPVSRRPSRRLRVAGWLVLVLSFPTWAGAALDTSYAVQASATVQASPPQITISWTTGPLSSGATGYAVSRKDAGATVWTPLINLPAISTSYVDTNVTVGRLYEYQIVRQSPLLTGYGYLASGIDLPVVDSRGKVILVVDSSIAGALTAEIAQLISDLTGDGWTVARRDVGRGDAPAAVREVIRGAYNEDPANARAVLLLGHVPVAKSGNLDVDGHGGRPLPADVFYGDMAGTWTDANGDGVFDQNQIPSDVGLMVGRVDFADMPSFGSETDLLRRYLGKDHDFRQAIRRVTPRALVGDRFGDFGGEAFAASGFRTFSAVLGPGRITAANVEDISPADQRWISLLTANDWLWVYGAGAGSNTSIGGLGLHGLYFDVWSTDLVNQGARGTFYLLFGSWLLDWSQPDNIMRAALAAPDYGLTAAFSGRPHLFFQHMAMGETAGFGIRLSQNNTTLYTNQVNLQTRGIHIALLGDPTLRMHVVAPPGGLSVTTGGGSPQLSWTASPDADTGYHVYRATSDAGPFTRITDSPVTATTFTDLSAPAGTFTYMVRAVRHEVSGGGTYFNQSQGAFIAASSTNPTPSPTPSPAPSPSPSPSPSPSPGGGGMAAPNGGGGGGATSPWMSAALILLVLLRVRLRRSER, encoded by the coding sequence ATGCCAGTCTCCCGCCGTCCGTCCCGTCGTCTTCGCGTTGCGGGCTGGCTTGTGCTGGTGCTCTCGTTCCCGACGTGGGCCGGGGCCGCGCTCGACACGTCCTACGCGGTGCAGGCCAGCGCCACGGTGCAGGCCTCGCCCCCGCAAATCACGATCTCCTGGACGACGGGCCCGCTCTCTTCCGGCGCCACCGGCTACGCCGTGTCCCGCAAGGACGCCGGCGCCACCGTTTGGACGCCGCTCATCAACCTGCCCGCCATCAGCACGAGCTATGTCGACACGAACGTGACGGTGGGCCGCCTTTACGAATATCAGATTGTCCGGCAATCCCCGCTCCTGACCGGCTACGGCTACCTTGCCTCCGGCATCGACCTGCCGGTCGTCGATTCCCGCGGAAAAGTCATCCTTGTCGTGGACAGCAGCATCGCCGGGGCGCTCACGGCCGAGATCGCCCAACTGATCAGCGACCTCACGGGCGACGGCTGGACGGTGGCCCGCCGCGACGTCGGCCGCGGCGACGCACCCGCCGCCGTGCGCGAGGTGATCCGCGGCGCCTACAACGAGGACCCGGCGAACGCCCGCGCCGTGCTGCTGCTCGGCCACGTGCCCGTGGCCAAATCCGGCAACCTCGACGTCGACGGCCACGGCGGGCGGCCGTTGCCCGCGGACGTGTTCTACGGCGACATGGCCGGCACCTGGACCGATGCGAACGGCGACGGCGTGTTCGACCAGAACCAGATTCCTTCGGACGTGGGACTGATGGTCGGCCGCGTCGACTTCGCGGACATGCCCTCGTTCGGGAGCGAGACCGACCTGCTCCGCCGCTATCTGGGCAAGGACCACGACTTCCGCCAAGCCATCCGGCGGGTGACGCCGCGCGCGCTGGTGGGCGACCGGTTCGGCGATTTCGGCGGCGAGGCCTTCGCGGCCTCCGGCTTCCGGACCTTCTCCGCGGTGCTCGGCCCGGGCCGCATAACGGCCGCGAATGTCGAGGACATCAGCCCGGCGGACCAACGCTGGATCTCCCTGCTCACCGCGAACGACTGGCTGTGGGTCTACGGCGCGGGCGCCGGCAGCAACACCAGCATCGGCGGGCTCGGCCTCCACGGCCTCTACTTCGACGTGTGGTCCACCGACCTCGTGAACCAGGGCGCGCGCGGGACCTTCTACCTGCTGTTTGGCAGCTGGCTGCTGGACTGGAGCCAGCCGGACAACATCATGCGGGCCGCCCTCGCGGCGCCCGACTACGGCCTGACGGCGGCCTTCTCCGGCCGGCCGCACCTTTTCTTCCAACACATGGCGATGGGCGAGACCGCGGGTTTCGGCATCCGGCTGAGCCAGAACAACACCACGCTCTATACCAACCAGGTGAACCTCCAGACCCGCGGCATCCATATCGCGCTGCTGGGCGATCCGACACTGCGCATGCATGTCGTCGCGCCACCGGGCGGATTGAGCGTGACGACCGGCGGGGGCTCGCCGCAGCTGTCCTGGACCGCCTCGCCGGACGCCGACACCGGCTATCATGTCTATCGCGCGACGAGCGACGCCGGGCCGTTCACCCGGATCACCGATTCGCCCGTGACGGCGACAACGTTCACCGATCTCAGCGCACCCGCGGGCACGTTCACGTATATGGTGCGGGCCGTCCGGCACGAGGTGTCGGGCGGGGGCACCTATTTCAACCAGAGCCAGGGGGCCTTTATCGCGGCCTCGAGCACCAATCCGACGCCCAGCCCCACGCCCAGTCCGGCACCCAGTCCGAGCCCGTCGCCCAGCCCGAGCCCGTCCCCGGGCGGCGGGGGCATGGCGGCGCCGAATGGCGGCGGTGGAGGCGGCGCGACTTCTCCGTGGATGTCCGCGGCGCTCATCCTCCTGGTCCTCCTGCGCGTCCGTTTGCGGCGATCCGAAAGGTGA